The proteins below come from a single Arthrobacter crystallopoietes genomic window:
- a CDS encoding malonic semialdehyde reductase, with the protein MTTQSTAGIALQDELVLDAAAADTLFLEGRTANTFTDEPVTDEQLRAIYELAKMGPTSMNIQPLRITWVRSAEARERLVKQMAEGNQAKTAAAPMVAVLSFDTEWHEQFPALFPHAAERKAMFDGNEELRAVMGNNNGHMQAAYFVMAVRAVGLAAGPMGAFDAAGIDAEFHEGLNRKTFMVVNIGKPGENAWHPRLPRLDYEFATATV; encoded by the coding sequence ATGACAACCCAGAGCACCGCTGGAATCGCCCTGCAGGACGAACTGGTCCTCGATGCCGCCGCCGCCGACACACTGTTCCTCGAGGGACGCACGGCCAACACCTTCACCGACGAACCGGTCACCGACGAGCAGTTGCGCGCCATCTACGAGCTGGCGAAAATGGGCCCCACGTCCATGAACATCCAGCCGCTGCGCATCACCTGGGTCCGTTCCGCCGAAGCGCGCGAGCGGCTGGTCAAGCAGATGGCGGAAGGCAATCAGGCCAAGACCGCCGCCGCTCCCATGGTGGCCGTCCTGAGCTTCGACACCGAATGGCACGAGCAGTTCCCCGCGCTCTTCCCGCACGCGGCCGAGCGCAAGGCCATGTTCGACGGCAACGAAGAACTCCGCGCCGTGATGGGCAACAACAACGGCCACATGCAGGCTGCCTACTTCGTCATGGCCGTCCGCGCTGTCGGCCTGGCCGCCGGTCCCATGGGCGCGTTCGATGCCGCCGGTATCGACGCAGAATTCCACGAAGGCCTGAACCGCAAGACCTTCATGGTGGTCAATATCGGCAAGCCGGGCGAGAATGCCTGGCACCCGCGCCTGCCCCGCCTCGACTACGAGTTCGCCACCGCCACGGTCTAA
- the pgm gene encoding phosphoglucomutase (alpha-D-glucose-1,6-bisphosphate-dependent) codes for MANRAGTLAQPSDLVDLTALLDAYFDIKPDPRDPVQRVAFGTSGHRGTSLKGSFNEEHIAAITQAIVEYRAGQGISGPLFVGKDTHALSDPAQNTALEVLAGNGVTVWVDARTGWTPTPAVSHAILKHNAAHPDAQGDGIVITPSHNPPQDGGFKYNPPHGGPADSDATGWIANRANELLESGLRGVKRIPIGQAQLSGAVGSYDFMSNYVEDLPQVLDLDAIREAGVRIGADPMGGASVDYWGAIADRHNLELTVVNPTVDPQWAFMTLDWDEKIRMDCSSPSAMASLIAKVRDGGASFDIATGNDADADRHGIVTPDAGLMNPNHYLAVAIQYLYTHRPQWPADASVGKTLVSSSIIDRVAADLGRKLVEVPVGFKWFVPGLLSGEGVFGGEESAGASFVRFNGKPWSTDKDGILLALLASEIKAVTGKSPSEIYGELTAKFGSPSYARIDAAASREQKAALGKLSATDVSATELAGEAITAKLTEAPGNGAPIGGLKVTTENAWFAARPSGTEDVYKIYAESFKGADHLKQVQAEAKAIVDGVIS; via the coding sequence ATGGCAAACCGTGCGGGCACCTTGGCCCAACCCAGCGACCTTGTTGACCTCACCGCGCTGCTCGACGCGTATTTCGACATCAAGCCGGATCCGCGCGATCCGGTCCAGCGCGTGGCGTTCGGCACTTCGGGGCACCGCGGCACCAGCCTCAAAGGTTCCTTCAACGAGGAGCACATCGCCGCCATTACGCAGGCCATCGTGGAGTACCGCGCCGGCCAGGGCATCAGCGGGCCGCTGTTTGTCGGCAAGGACACGCACGCCCTGTCCGATCCGGCGCAGAACACCGCCCTCGAGGTCCTCGCCGGCAACGGCGTGACCGTCTGGGTGGACGCGCGGACCGGGTGGACCCCGACGCCGGCCGTCAGCCATGCCATCCTCAAGCACAACGCGGCGCATCCGGACGCCCAAGGCGACGGCATTGTCATCACCCCGTCCCATAACCCGCCGCAGGACGGCGGATTCAAGTACAACCCGCCGCACGGCGGACCCGCCGACTCGGATGCCACCGGCTGGATCGCGAACCGGGCCAACGAGCTGCTCGAATCCGGCCTGCGCGGTGTGAAGCGCATTCCCATCGGCCAGGCCCAGCTCTCCGGCGCCGTGGGCAGCTACGACTTCATGAGCAACTACGTGGAAGACCTGCCGCAGGTGCTGGACCTTGATGCCATCCGCGAAGCCGGCGTGCGGATCGGGGCGGACCCGATGGGCGGCGCGTCGGTGGACTACTGGGGCGCGATCGCGGACCGGCACAATCTGGAACTCACCGTGGTCAACCCGACGGTGGATCCGCAGTGGGCGTTCATGACGCTCGACTGGGACGAAAAGATCCGGATGGATTGCTCCTCACCGTCCGCCATGGCCTCGCTGATCGCCAAGGTCCGCGACGGCGGTGCCTCCTTTGATATTGCCACCGGCAACGACGCCGATGCGGACCGGCACGGGATTGTCACTCCCGATGCCGGCCTGATGAACCCCAACCATTACCTGGCCGTGGCCATCCAGTACCTCTACACACACCGTCCGCAGTGGCCGGCGGACGCCTCCGTGGGCAAGACCCTGGTCTCCTCCTCGATCATCGACCGGGTCGCTGCGGATCTCGGGCGCAAGCTGGTGGAGGTTCCGGTCGGCTTCAAGTGGTTTGTCCCGGGCCTGCTCTCGGGCGAAGGTGTCTTCGGCGGCGAGGAGTCCGCGGGCGCGTCCTTTGTCCGGTTCAACGGCAAGCCCTGGTCGACGGACAAGGACGGCATCCTGCTGGCACTGCTGGCCTCGGAGATCAAGGCCGTGACGGGCAAGTCGCCGTCCGAAATCTATGGTGAGCTGACCGCGAAGTTCGGGTCGCCGTCGTACGCCCGCATCGACGCTGCCGCGAGCCGGGAACAGAAGGCGGCACTGGGCAAACTCTCCGCCACCGATGTCTCGGCCACGGAGTTGGCGGGCGAAGCGATCACCGCCAAGCTGACCGAGGCGCCCGGCAACGGGGCGCCGATCGGCGGGCTCAAGGTCACCACCGAGAACGCCTGGTTTGCCGCGCGCCCCTCCGGCACCGAAGACGTCTACAAGATCTACGCGGAGTCCTTCAAGGGCGCAGACCACCTGAAGCAGGTCCAGGCCGAGGCCAAGGCGATCGTCGACGGCGTCATCTCCTAG
- a CDS encoding DUF4190 domain-containing protein codes for MSGTDHGQQPPFNDPKHPSWYTEPGAAGNPPVPPSAPEAAPNPYAFQPGPGAEPAPQYNPYGGPGYNQQMYYQPQPQPKGLSIAALVCGIVGVVTFGFLFLPQIAAIVLGHISLSKEPAGRGLAIGGLVMGYLVAGLWAILLFFGVIGAATSGF; via the coding sequence ATGTCAGGTACGGACCACGGGCAGCAGCCGCCGTTCAACGATCCCAAACACCCGAGCTGGTACACGGAACCGGGCGCCGCGGGCAATCCGCCGGTCCCGCCGTCTGCGCCTGAAGCCGCCCCGAATCCCTATGCCTTCCAGCCCGGCCCGGGGGCCGAGCCTGCACCGCAGTACAATCCGTACGGCGGGCCCGGCTACAACCAGCAGATGTACTACCAGCCGCAGCCTCAGCCTAAGGGTCTGAGCATCGCCGCCCTGGTCTGCGGGATCGTCGGCGTGGTGACCTTCGGTTTCCTTTTCCTGCCCCAGATCGCCGCCATCGTGCTGGGCCACATCAGCCTGTCCAAAGAGCCGGCGGGACGGGGATTGGCCATCGGCGGGCTGGTGATGGGTTATTTGGTGGCCGGACTCTGGGCGATCCTGCTGTTCTTCGGGGTCATCGGCGCGGCCACCAGCGGTTTCTGA
- a CDS encoding ArsR/SmtB family transcription factor: MASVTEFESPRIQEDQASCCTPAGAPVMSAERAAALAAQFKAVADPNRLRLISIISASEGAEACVCDLMEPLGLGQPTVSHHLKVLVDAGILRREKRGVWAYFSLVPGALDNLAGVLAEPK, from the coding sequence ATGGCTTCCGTTACTGAGTTTGAGTCACCGCGCATCCAAGAGGACCAGGCATCGTGCTGCACCCCGGCCGGAGCGCCGGTCATGAGTGCCGAGCGGGCCGCCGCGCTGGCGGCGCAGTTCAAGGCAGTGGCGGATCCGAACCGGCTGCGTTTGATCTCGATCATCTCGGCCAGCGAAGGGGCGGAGGCCTGCGTCTGTGACCTCATGGAACCATTGGGACTTGGGCAGCCAACGGTGTCCCACCACCTGAAGGTTTTGGTCGACGCGGGCATCCTGCGCCGGGAGAAGCGCGGTGTCTGGGCCTACTTCTCGCTGGTACCGGGAGCGCTGGACAACCTGGCCGGAGTGCTGGCCGAACCCAAGTAA
- the arsB gene encoding ACR3 family arsenite efflux transporter has product MSTPVATPETGQVTARLSTLDRFLPVWIIAAMAAGLLLGRFIPGLAGALDAVQVADVSLPIAIGLLVMMYPVLAKVRYDETHRVMADKKLMISSLVINWLAAPAFMFALAWIFLPDLPEYRTGLIIVGLARCIAMVMIWNDLACGDREAAAVLVAINSVFQVIAFGALGWFYLQLLPSWLGLPTTSAEFSFWAITVSVLIFLGIPLLAGFLTRTIGEKAKGRDWYENKFLPRLGPWALYGLLFTIVLLFALQGDEITSNPLDVARIALPLLVYFSVVFGAGMVIGKLLNMGYARTTTLAFTAAGNNFELAIAVAIGTYGVTSGQALAGVVGPLIEVPVLVALVYVALWAQKKYWPASTPALSAPIEGTTK; this is encoded by the coding sequence GTGAGCACCCCCGTCGCAACGCCCGAAACCGGTCAGGTTACCGCCCGGCTTTCAACTCTTGACCGTTTCCTGCCCGTCTGGATCATCGCCGCCATGGCGGCAGGCCTGCTGCTGGGGCGCTTCATCCCGGGCCTGGCGGGCGCGCTGGATGCGGTCCAGGTGGCGGATGTTTCCCTCCCCATCGCTATCGGGCTGCTGGTGATGATGTACCCGGTGCTGGCCAAGGTCCGCTACGACGAGACCCACCGCGTGATGGCGGATAAGAAGCTCATGATCAGCTCGCTGGTAATCAACTGGCTCGCGGCCCCGGCCTTCATGTTCGCGCTGGCCTGGATCTTCCTGCCGGACCTGCCCGAATACCGGACCGGCCTGATCATCGTGGGGCTCGCCCGCTGCATCGCCATGGTGATGATCTGGAACGACCTGGCCTGCGGCGACCGTGAAGCCGCGGCCGTGCTGGTGGCGATCAACTCGGTTTTCCAGGTCATCGCGTTCGGCGCGCTGGGCTGGTTCTACCTGCAGCTGCTGCCCTCCTGGCTGGGACTGCCCACCACCAGCGCCGAATTCTCTTTCTGGGCCATCACCGTCAGCGTCCTGATCTTCTTAGGGATTCCGCTGCTGGCCGGCTTCCTGACCCGCACGATCGGGGAAAAAGCCAAGGGCCGCGACTGGTACGAGAACAAGTTCCTGCCCAGGCTCGGCCCCTGGGCGCTCTACGGCCTGCTGTTCACGATCGTGCTGCTGTTCGCCCTGCAGGGAGACGAAATCACGTCCAATCCGCTGGACGTCGCCCGGATCGCGCTGCCGTTGCTGGTCTACTTCTCCGTGGTCTTCGGGGCCGGCATGGTGATCGGCAAACTCCTGAACATGGGCTACGCGCGGACCACTACGCTGGCGTTCACTGCAGCCGGGAACAACTTCGAACTGGCTATTGCGGTGGCGATCGGCACCTACGGCGTCACCTCCGGGCAGGCGCTGGCCGGCGTCGTCGGTCCGCTGATCGAGGTACCGGTCCTGGTGGCCCTGGTGTACGTAGCCCTCTGGGCGCAAAAGAAATACTGGCCCGCATCCACCCCCGCACTCTCCGCACCCATCGAAGGAACGACGAAGTAA
- a CDS encoding arsenate reductase ArsC: MTTSADSTAKKPSVLFVCVHNAGRSQMAAAYLTHLAKGAIEVRSAGSQPADQVNLAAVEAMREEGIDISAELPKVLTTEAVKDSDVVVTMGCGDECPYFPGKRYEDWVLEDPAGKGVDSVRPIRDDIKGRIEKLISELLPAAHPDAN; encoded by the coding sequence ATGACCACCAGCGCCGACTCCACCGCCAAGAAGCCGTCCGTCCTCTTCGTCTGCGTCCATAATGCGGGACGCTCGCAGATGGCCGCTGCCTACCTGACCCACCTGGCCAAGGGCGCCATCGAGGTCCGGTCTGCGGGATCCCAGCCTGCGGACCAGGTGAACCTTGCCGCCGTCGAGGCTATGCGCGAAGAGGGCATCGACATCTCCGCCGAGCTGCCCAAGGTCCTCACCACCGAGGCCGTCAAGGATTCCGACGTTGTCGTCACCATGGGCTGCGGCGACGAGTGCCCGTACTTCCCGGGCAAGCGCTACGAAGACTGGGTGCTGGAGGATCCGGCTGGCAAGGGCGTGGACTCCGTCCGCCCGATCCGGGACGACATCAAGGGTCGGATCGAAAAGCTGATCTCCGAGCTGCTGCCGGCCGCTCATCCGGACGCCAACTAA
- the trxB gene encoding thioredoxin-disulfide reductase yields the protein MSSDKIIIIGSGPAGYTAAIYAARAGLEPRVIAGAVTAGGALMNTTDVENFPGFPEGIQGPELMESLQQQAEKFGATIEYDDVSSVSLEGHLKEVVTAGENVYQAPAVILATGSAYKELGLPEEKKFSGHGVSWCATCDGFFFRNQDIIVVGGGDSAMEEALFLTRFGKSVTVVVRRDALRASKIMAQRARDNEKIRFEWNSTVSAIHGNGKVSGLTLTDTITGATRQLAATGIFVAIGHLPRTELVKGQIDLDAEGYIKVDSPTTVTSQRGVFACGDAVDHRYRQAITAAGTGCAAALDAERYLAALEDSDSIATALVEESTHA from the coding sequence ATGAGCAGTGACAAGATCATCATTATCGGTTCCGGTCCCGCGGGCTACACGGCAGCGATCTACGCCGCGCGGGCCGGGCTGGAACCGCGCGTAATTGCCGGCGCCGTCACCGCGGGCGGCGCGCTGATGAACACGACGGATGTGGAGAATTTTCCGGGCTTTCCCGAGGGTATCCAGGGTCCGGAGCTGATGGAGAGCCTGCAGCAGCAGGCGGAGAAGTTCGGCGCGACCATTGAGTACGACGACGTCTCCTCCGTCTCGCTTGAAGGCCACCTTAAAGAAGTGGTCACCGCCGGCGAGAACGTCTACCAGGCGCCGGCGGTCATCCTGGCCACCGGCTCCGCCTACAAGGAACTCGGGCTGCCGGAGGAAAAGAAGTTCTCCGGCCACGGCGTCTCCTGGTGCGCCACCTGCGACGGATTCTTCTTCCGAAACCAGGACATCATCGTCGTCGGCGGCGGGGATTCGGCCATGGAGGAAGCACTCTTCCTGACCCGCTTCGGCAAGTCCGTCACCGTCGTCGTCCGTAGGGATGCGCTGCGGGCATCGAAGATCATGGCGCAGCGGGCGCGGGACAACGAGAAGATCCGCTTCGAATGGAACAGTACCGTTTCCGCCATCCACGGCAACGGCAAGGTCTCCGGCTTGACGCTGACTGACACTATTACCGGGGCGACGCGCCAACTGGCCGCCACCGGGATCTTCGTGGCCATCGGTCACCTGCCGCGGACCGAACTGGTCAAGGGCCAGATCGATCTGGATGCGGAGGGCTATATCAAGGTGGACTCCCCCACCACCGTGACCAGCCAGCGGGGCGTCTTCGCGTGCGGCGACGCCGTGGACCACCGCTACCGGCAGGCCATCACCGCCGCGGGCACCGGCTGCGCTGCCGCGCTCGACGCCGAACGCTACCTCGCCGCACTGGAAGATTCGGACAGTATCGCCACCGCACTCGTTGAGGAGAGCACCCATGCCTGA
- a CDS encoding FAD-dependent oxidoreductase: MPESTGSENPQLPIAVIGSGPVGLAAAAHLLERGLTPVIFEAGDAPAAAVEAWGHVRLFSPWRYNIDAAARRLLAGTGWQEPDPEALPTGSELLEQYLTPLAGVPAIQSTLHTGSQVIAVTRTGLDKTRSRRREETPFLVRVLNNTGAITDHRVRAVIDASGTWNTPNPLGQAGLPAPGEAEATAAGFITAPLPDATGCDRARFAGNHILVVGAGHSAANTLLALGELAAQEPGTRISWAVRGSSVTNLYGGGDLDGLPARGALGTRLRTLVEAGSIELHTSFTITGFKSADSLAVLGATPNGEAQLDVDLLVPATGFRPNLDMLREIRLDLDPAVEAPRELGPLIDPEFHSCGTVEPHGAKLLSHPEPDFYITGMKSYGRAPTFLMATGYEQVRSIAAALAGDQTAADNVELVLPETGVCSTDLGGSCDTPAAAAGPDEGSCCAPPAPAFLGIPTGLAHGRSAEQEN; this comes from the coding sequence ATGCCTGAAAGCACCGGCAGTGAGAACCCGCAACTTCCCATTGCCGTTATCGGCTCCGGTCCCGTCGGGCTCGCCGCGGCGGCACACCTGCTGGAACGCGGCCTGACCCCGGTCATCTTCGAAGCAGGCGACGCACCGGCCGCCGCCGTCGAGGCATGGGGACACGTCCGGCTCTTCTCGCCGTGGCGCTACAACATCGACGCCGCCGCCCGCCGCCTGCTCGCCGGCACCGGCTGGCAGGAACCGGATCCGGAAGCCCTGCCCACCGGCAGCGAACTCCTGGAGCAGTACCTCACGCCGTTGGCCGGGGTGCCCGCGATCCAGAGCACCCTTCACACCGGATCACAGGTCATTGCCGTCACCCGGACAGGTCTGGACAAGACCCGCTCCCGCCGCCGGGAGGAGACCCCGTTCCTGGTCCGCGTCCTGAACAACACCGGGGCCATCACCGATCACCGCGTCCGGGCCGTCATCGACGCCTCCGGCACGTGGAACACGCCCAACCCGCTGGGGCAGGCCGGACTCCCGGCACCCGGAGAAGCGGAAGCCACGGCGGCCGGTTTCATTACCGCACCGCTGCCCGACGCCACCGGCTGCGACCGCGCCCGGTTCGCTGGCAACCACATCCTGGTCGTCGGCGCCGGGCACTCGGCCGCCAACACCCTGCTCGCTCTGGGCGAACTGGCCGCACAGGAACCGGGCACCCGGATCAGCTGGGCCGTCCGCGGCTCCTCCGTCACCAACCTCTATGGCGGAGGGGACCTCGACGGACTGCCCGCCCGCGGTGCTCTGGGCACCCGCCTCCGCACCCTGGTCGAAGCAGGCTCCATCGAGCTGCACACCTCATTCACGATCACCGGCTTCAAGAGCGCTGACTCCCTGGCCGTCCTCGGCGCCACCCCGAACGGCGAGGCGCAGCTGGACGTGGACCTGCTGGTACCGGCCACCGGCTTCCGCCCGAATTTGGACATGCTGCGCGAAATCCGACTCGACCTAGACCCGGCCGTGGAAGCGCCCCGGGAACTCGGGCCGCTCATCGACCCCGAATTCCACAGCTGCGGCACCGTCGAACCGCATGGCGCGAAGCTCCTGTCCCACCCGGAGCCGGACTTCTACATCACCGGCATGAAATCCTACGGACGGGCACCCACGTTCCTGATGGCCACCGGCTACGAACAGGTCCGTTCCATCGCAGCAGCCCTCGCCGGCGACCAGACCGCAGCCGACAACGTCGAACTCGTCCTGCCCGAAACAGGGGTCTGCTCCACTGACCTCGGCGGCAGCTGCGACACGCCGGCCGCGGCCGCGGGCCCGGATGAGGGCTCCTGTTGCGCACCCCCGGCACCGGCCTTCCTAGGCATTCCGACCGGTCTGGCACACGGCCGCTCCGCAGAGCAGGAGAACTAA
- a CDS encoding low molecular weight phosphatase family protein — MSATPSVLFICVKNGGKSQMAAGLMRDLARGTIEVHSAGTKPGNAINALSAESLAELGIDITAEKPKAVTEEALQGADVVVTLGSEAKVTAPEGTRYQNWDIDEPSVRGIEGIERMRLVRDDIHRRVRALHAELTGTPAGN; from the coding sequence ATGTCCGCCACGCCCAGTGTCCTGTTCATTTGCGTTAAAAACGGAGGCAAATCCCAGATGGCTGCCGGCCTAATGCGCGATCTTGCCCGCGGAACCATTGAGGTGCATTCTGCGGGAACCAAACCCGGCAACGCCATCAACGCGCTCTCGGCGGAATCCCTGGCCGAGCTCGGCATCGACATCACCGCCGAGAAGCCGAAAGCTGTCACCGAGGAAGCGCTGCAGGGTGCAGACGTCGTCGTTACGTTGGGCAGCGAAGCTAAGGTCACGGCACCCGAGGGCACGCGGTACCAGAACTGGGACATCGACGAACCCTCCGTACGCGGCATCGAGGGAATCGAACGGATGCGCCTGGTTCGCGACGACATTCATAGACGGGTACGGGCGCTTCACGCCGAGCTCACCGGCACCCCAGCCGGCAACTGA
- a CDS encoding ArsO family NAD(P)H-dependent flavin-containing monooxygenase produces MQETELSGAARDVDVLILGGGQAGLAAGFYLNRLRRDAAAGRSGPAPTFAILDCNEQPGGAWQHYWDSLELFSPAVYSSLPGYQMPPWQGGGNPSARHVVDYLRTYETRYGLPVHRPVTVTAVQHEPGGGYATDTDQGQWTSRAVISATGNWNAPYIPQLPGSGLFTGEQLHTTGYRGRDTYAGLRIIVVGGANSGAQIVADLAPVADVTWVTRKPPHYLPDDIDGRALFQIATHHARAVANGETSPGSVASFGDIVAVPAVKAARDAGQLNSRPMFSRFIPGGVQWDDGGQLEADVIIWCTGFRPDLQHLQPLDLTTRNGIPETGEDLATRSTDHRNLFFLGYGDWCGPASATLIGVGAMARDTVKALAQYLDKKPQMLAALNVNGDGAA; encoded by the coding sequence GTGCAGGAGACAGAGTTATCGGGCGCAGCCCGGGATGTCGATGTCCTCATCCTCGGCGGAGGGCAGGCGGGCCTCGCCGCCGGGTTCTACCTGAACCGCCTGCGGCGGGACGCGGCCGCCGGAAGGTCCGGCCCGGCCCCGACCTTCGCGATCCTCGACTGCAACGAGCAGCCCGGCGGTGCCTGGCAGCACTACTGGGACAGCCTGGAGCTGTTTTCCCCGGCAGTCTACAGCTCCCTGCCCGGATACCAGATGCCGCCCTGGCAAGGCGGGGGCAACCCGTCCGCGCGCCATGTCGTGGACTACCTGCGCACGTACGAAACCCGCTACGGACTCCCGGTGCACCGGCCTGTTACCGTCACCGCCGTGCAGCACGAGCCCGGCGGCGGATACGCGACGGACACCGATCAAGGGCAATGGACCAGCCGTGCCGTCATCAGCGCCACCGGGAACTGGAACGCCCCCTATATCCCGCAGCTGCCCGGCAGCGGGCTGTTTACCGGGGAGCAGCTGCACACAACCGGTTACCGGGGCCGGGACACCTATGCCGGACTCCGAATCATCGTTGTCGGGGGCGCCAACTCCGGCGCGCAGATCGTGGCGGACCTCGCCCCCGTCGCGGACGTCACCTGGGTCACCCGCAAACCGCCGCACTACCTTCCCGACGACATCGATGGCCGGGCACTGTTCCAGATCGCGACCCACCACGCCCGTGCCGTCGCCAACGGCGAAACCAGCCCCGGTTCGGTAGCCTCCTTCGGCGATATTGTCGCCGTTCCCGCCGTCAAGGCAGCACGCGACGCCGGGCAGCTCAATTCCCGGCCGATGTTCTCCCGGTTCATCCCCGGCGGTGTCCAATGGGACGACGGCGGGCAGCTGGAAGCAGACGTCATCATCTGGTGCACGGGATTCCGGCCCGACCTGCAGCATTTGCAGCCCTTGGACCTGACGACCCGGAACGGCATCCCTGAAACAGGCGAAGACCTGGCCACCCGCTCAACGGATCATCGCAACCTGTTCTTCCTCGGCTACGGAGACTGGTGCGGCCCCGCTTCGGCAACTCTTATCGGCGTCGGCGCCATGGCACGCGACACCGTTAAAGCTCTCGCGCAGTACCTCGACAAAAAGCCTCAGATGCTGGCAGCACTTAACGTGAACGGCGACGGCGCCGCTTAA
- a CDS encoding peptide MFS transporter, whose translation MSQTSQSATRPQATGGKTFFGHPRMLANLFSVELWERFSFYGMQGILLYYMYFSVAEGGLGIDEGIATGLVGAYGGGVYLSSILGAWVSDRLLGSEKVLFYSGIMIMFGHIALALIPGTVGLAIGLVLVAVGSGGLKATATSLVGSLYGEKDERRDAGFSIFYMGVNIGGLVGPLLTGLAHVQLGFHYGFGLAAIGMAIGLTQYALTRKNLPEESHHVANPLPRSHFGKVAGIGIGGLVVVVLAVALGLVTAENLAPIMAWLAILAAVAYFAVILSSKKVTPLERGRVYAFIPLFIGSAAFWALFQQQFTVVALYADKQLDRNLFGWEMPASWVQSINPVFIIIFAGIFATIWTKLGPKQPGSPLKFAIGLAVMGLAFLAFIPLSGAGANSTPLLAMAGILFLFTMAELFLSPTGSSISTKLAPKAFQTQMVALFLLSISLGTTLAGILAGYYDPANEAPYFGFIGVTAIILGVALAIAAPSLKKIMGGVR comes from the coding sequence ATGAGCCAAACCTCACAATCGGCTACTCGGCCACAAGCTACCGGCGGTAAGACATTTTTCGGGCACCCCCGAATGCTCGCCAACCTCTTTTCCGTAGAACTGTGGGAGCGCTTCTCCTTCTACGGCATGCAGGGCATCCTCCTCTACTACATGTACTTCTCGGTCGCCGAAGGCGGCCTGGGCATCGACGAAGGCATCGCCACCGGACTGGTGGGCGCCTACGGCGGCGGTGTCTACCTCTCCAGCATCCTCGGCGCGTGGGTCTCGGACCGCCTCCTCGGTTCCGAAAAGGTCCTCTTCTACTCCGGCATCATGATCATGTTCGGCCACATCGCGCTGGCCCTGATCCCCGGCACAGTCGGCCTGGCCATCGGCCTGGTCCTGGTGGCCGTCGGGTCCGGCGGGCTGAAAGCCACCGCCACCTCGCTGGTCGGCTCGCTCTACGGCGAGAAGGACGAGCGCCGCGACGCGGGCTTCTCCATCTTCTACATGGGCGTGAACATCGGCGGGCTGGTAGGCCCGCTGCTGACCGGACTGGCCCACGTCCAGCTCGGCTTCCACTACGGGTTCGGCCTGGCCGCGATCGGTATGGCCATCGGCCTGACGCAGTACGCGCTGACCCGCAAGAACTTGCCCGAGGAATCCCACCACGTGGCCAACCCGTTGCCGCGCAGCCACTTCGGCAAGGTTGCCGGAATCGGCATCGGCGGCCTGGTGGTTGTAGTGCTGGCCGTGGCGCTGGGCCTGGTCACCGCGGAGAACCTCGCCCCGATCATGGCCTGGCTGGCGATTCTTGCCGCCGTGGCCTACTTCGCGGTGATTCTCTCCAGCAAGAAGGTCACGCCGCTGGAGCGCGGCCGCGTCTACGCCTTCATTCCGCTGTTCATCGGCTCCGCCGCGTTCTGGGCACTGTTCCAGCAGCAGTTCACCGTGGTGGCGCTGTACGCGGACAAGCAGCTGGACCGCAACCTCTTCGGCTGGGAGATGCCTGCGAGCTGGGTCCAGTCGATCAACCCGGTGTTCATCATTATCTTCGCTGGCATCTTCGCCACGATCTGGACCAAGCTCGGCCCCAAGCAGCCGGGCTCCCCGCTGAAGTTCGCCATCGGGCTGGCCGTGATGGGACTGGCCTTCCTGGCCTTCATCCCGCTCTCCGGCGCCGGCGCCAACAGCACCCCGCTGCTGGCGATGGCGGGCATCCTGTTCCTGTTCACCATGGCGGAGCTGTTCCTCTCGCCCACCGGCAGCTCCATCTCCACCAAGCTGGCTCCGAAGGCGTTCCAGACCCAGATGGTGGCGCTGTTCCTGCTCTCCATCTCGCTGGGCACCACACTGGCCGGCATCCTCGCCGGCTACTACGATCCGGCGAACGAGGCCCCGTACTTCGGCTTCATCGGCGTCACCGCGATCATCCTGGGCGTCGCCCTGGCCATTGCGGCACCGTCCCTGAAGAAAATCATGGGCGGCGTGCGCTGA